A region of the Mustelus asterias unplaced genomic scaffold, sMusAst1.hap1.1 HAP1_SCAFFOLD_5009, whole genome shotgun sequence genome:
agatcccagcaatgtggcgggagggggggctgtgCGCGCGTGGGAAGGAGTCTGCGCGCAGTCGAAGGGGGGCTGCGCGCGGGCGTGTGGGGGCTGCGCGCGGGCGTGTGGGGGCTGCGCGCGGGCGTGTGGGGGCTGCGCGCAGTCGAAGGGGGGCTGCGCGCGGGCGTGTGGGGGCTGCGCGCGGGCGTGTGGGGGCTGCGCGCGGGTGTGTGGGGGCTGCGCGCGGGCGTGTGGGGGCTGCGCGCGGGCGTGTGGGGGCTGCGCGCGGGCGTGTGGGGGCTGCGCGCGGGCGTGTGGGGGCTGCGCGCGGGCGTGTGGGGGCTGCGCGCGGGCGTGTGGGGGCTGCGCGCGGGCGTGTGGGGGCTGCGCGCGGGCGTGTGGGGGCTGCGCGCGGGCGTGTGGGGGCTGCGCGCGGGCGCGGGGGGGCTGCGCGCGGGCGCGGGGGGGGGCTCTGggcgaggtggggaggggggctctGGGCGAGGTGGGGGGTGCCAGTGGTCGAGGGAGCCTGTGTGGGAGGTGGCTGTGTGAGGGCATCGGGTGGGCTGTGTGCGGGCAAGGTGGGGGGCTCCATGCGGGCGCCAGTGGGCGAGGgagcctgtgtgtgggtcagtgtggttgGCGGGGTGTCTCTGCCGTGTGTGCGTGGTTGGtaacaccctgtgtgtgtgtgcgcgctttcTCTCAGGCGATGCTACAATACAAGTCATGGCTGCTGCAGACTCTGGACACTCTGGTGTACGCCCCACTCTTCATCACAGGCCTGGTGGAGCAGACCCAGGTAGTGGAGATCGAGCTGTACGCGGACTACCAGGAAGACTCggtgaggaatagggagagagagatcgccaTCGTGTATGTGTGGGCGCGAGCGGGTGCAGAATTTGGGTTGGACCGTCAGGGAGATGAGAACTTAGTCCCAGTACAGAATGATTAAATTCTGTCAGAGGCTCCCCCTGCCTCGGACACCCCTCGCTTTGAAAGATGCCCTAATTTTACCCTGTTCGTCGGTAATTCTCCTGTTATTCCTCCCGAACGTAAGCTCGGTCGATGCTTGTGTTTATCGTGCGCACGTGACCCCCGTGGTAATTATGGGAGGTGCGgtggccattttgtgcacagcaagatcccacacagacaAAGGTACGAATGATAACCATGCTGAGGGGTGGAGGTTGGCTGgggtgctggagggagggggtggctggGTGCGGAGAAGGCGGGGGGGGTTGCGCTTTTCTGGTCccgcggtggggaggggagggggtggaacccAAGcccgacccacccccccccccccccccccgaacaccAAGACGGGCATTCCGCTTGCCCGGAGGTCCGGCTGGCTGATGGTGTTGGAagcgggggagggttgggggggaaaaGGTGTTTGACGCTGTGCTCTATCCCCCTGTCCAGTACACGCCAACGATGGGGGCTGTGATCGAGATCCAGACCAAAcgaatcgaggtgtacaaggccCAGCTGCAGATCCACGCACACTTCACAGGAATCaggtaacattgaccagaaactgaactggacccagccatagaaatacagtggctaccagagcaggtcagaggctgggaatcctgcggagagtaactcacctcctgactccccccaaagcctgtccactgggaatcctgcggagagtaactcacctcctgactccccccaaagcctgtccactgggaatcctgcggagagcaactcacctcctgactccccccaaagcctgtccactgggaatcctgcggagagtaactcacctcctcactccccccaaagcctgtccactgggaatcctgcggagagcaactcacctcctcactccccccaaagcctgtccaccatctacaaggacacaagtcaggagtgtgatggaacactctccacttgcctggatgagtgcggctcccaacaac
Encoded here:
- the LOC144491316 gene encoding seipin-like; this encodes MTYGQPYRISLRLLMPESPINRNLGMFMVRAVCYTKWGQEISSVSRSAMLQYKSWLLQTLDTLVYAPLFITGLVEQTQVVEIELYADYQEDSYTPTMGAVIEIQTKRIEVYKAQLQIHAHFTGIR